In Maridesulfovibrio sp., a single genomic region encodes these proteins:
- a CDS encoding ACT domain-containing protein, with amino-acid sequence MKCDQLSIFLENRAGRLAEVTRLLSENKVNIRALSLADTSDFGILRLIVSDFEKAQAVLKEAGFTVGKTSVVAVVVNDQPGGLHNLLEMLRGSGINVEYMYAFVHQSGSNAVIIFRFDRTDQAIELLTAKNIKMIPSDELCQL; translated from the coding sequence ATGAAATGTGACCAGCTATCCATATTTCTCGAAAACCGCGCCGGAAGACTGGCCGAAGTAACCAGACTGCTCAGCGAAAACAAGGTAAATATCCGGGCCCTGTCTCTTGCCGATACTTCCGACTTCGGCATTCTCAGACTCATAGTCTCCGACTTTGAAAAAGCGCAGGCAGTGCTCAAGGAAGCAGGATTCACCGTAGGAAAGACTTCCGTTGTGGCCGTTGTTGTCAACGATCAGCCCGGCGGACTGCACAACCTGCTGGAAATGCTGCGCGGATCGGGAATAAACGTAGAATACATGTATGCCTTTGTGCATCAGTCCGGCAGCAACGCGGTTATCATATTCCGCTTTGACCGCACCGACCAGGCAATCGAACTGCTCACTGCGAAAAACATTAAAATGATCCCCAGCGACGAGCTCTGCCAACTTTAA
- a CDS encoding outer membrane homotrimeric porin → MKKLTILAILATLVLGFAASASAVDLEAKGQFQFQMNIMDNSDFLSAKHNGNQEDDLNFYFRARTQFRFIANENLMSELYVEYKTRVGGSDSDMSSGSTDRALGIKRMFLQYRFPGTEVLTTAGIFSINLPGAASGNMVLGDLDAGALFVETPIIDQLGLTLGYIRAYDKNSTDNAHTTTTAMEYDDEIDLFYAALPITIDGMEATPYFMYGLIGKDSYNEVAADKGLTAPGATNFNKNLSAWWLGTSFSLTMFDPIVFNADIVYGAIDANQKRNDRSGLLFDADLAYTGLDFVQPKLMFAYSTGEDDKTDNGSERLPSINNDWAMGTTYFGGSALTSTDLDDQNQVGFWTIGLALENISFLDKLSHDLIFLYGKGTNDKDLIQNAAAGGLTNISADGKFLTTKDQFFEIDFNTNYQIYDELAAIVEFGYVDVDLDRGVWDSYDTNRDGKDDPMLKFAVGLVYKF, encoded by the coding sequence ATGAAAAAACTTACCATTCTTGCCATCCTGGCAACTCTGGTTCTGGGCTTCGCCGCTTCTGCTTCCGCAGTTGATCTGGAAGCTAAAGGCCAGTTCCAGTTCCAGATGAACATCATGGACAACAGCGACTTCCTTTCCGCCAAACACAACGGCAACCAGGAAGACGACCTGAACTTCTACTTCCGTGCTCGTACTCAGTTCCGTTTCATCGCAAACGAAAACCTGATGTCCGAATTGTATGTTGAATACAAAACCCGCGTAGGTGGTTCTGATTCCGATATGAGCTCCGGCTCCACTGACCGTGCTCTGGGCATCAAAAGAATGTTCCTGCAGTACCGTTTCCCCGGAACTGAAGTTCTGACCACCGCAGGTATCTTTTCCATCAACCTGCCCGGCGCTGCTTCCGGCAACATGGTTCTTGGTGACCTCGATGCAGGCGCACTGTTCGTAGAAACCCCGATCATCGACCAGCTCGGTCTGACCCTCGGTTACATCCGTGCATACGACAAGAACTCTACCGACAACGCTCACACCACCACCACTGCTATGGAATACGACGATGAAATCGATCTGTTCTACGCAGCTCTGCCCATCACCATCGATGGCATGGAAGCTACCCCGTACTTCATGTACGGCCTGATCGGCAAAGATTCCTACAACGAAGTTGCAGCCGACAAAGGCTTGACTGCTCCCGGTGCAACCAATTTCAACAAGAACCTTTCCGCATGGTGGCTTGGTACTTCCTTCTCCCTGACCATGTTCGATCCCATCGTTTTCAACGCTGATATCGTTTACGGTGCTATCGATGCCAACCAGAAACGCAATGACCGTTCCGGTCTGCTCTTCGACGCCGACCTCGCTTACACCGGTCTGGACTTCGTACAGCCCAAACTGATGTTCGCATACTCCACCGGTGAAGACGACAAAACCGACAACGGTTCCGAACGTCTGCCCTCCATCAACAATGACTGGGCAATGGGTACCACCTACTTCGGTGGTTCCGCTCTGACCTCTACTGACCTTGATGATCAGAACCAGGTCGGTTTCTGGACCATCGGTCTTGCTCTTGAAAACATCTCCTTCCTGGATAAACTGAGCCACGACCTGATCTTCCTGTACGGAAAGGGTACCAACGACAAAGACCTGATCCAGAACGCAGCCGCTGGCGGACTGACCAACATCAGTGCTGACGGCAAGTTCCTGACCACCAAAGACCAGTTCTTTGAAATCGACTTCAACACCAACTACCAGATCTACGACGAACTGGCAGCTATCGTTGAATTCGGTTACGTAGACGTTGACCTCGACAGAGGCGTTTGGGATTCTTACGACACTAACCGTGACGGCAAAGACGATCCCATGCTCAAGTTCGCAGTTGGTCTCGTTTACAAGTTCTAA
- a CDS encoding LysR substrate-binding domain-containing protein produces the protein MIPFAEEFERSALKFKEHISVNSQQLTGKIRIGTPDGLGNCYLASELKALQEKNPLLEVELVSVPIYYSLSKREVDILITVTRPTAKRIMVEKIISYKFGLFASIEYLKSTPAIQDVADLNEHRLIGYIDDLLYDQRLRFLEEIFPAARTVFRSSTVLGQMSAIKAGAGIGVLPFFMIQTESDLVRILPDKYVEREFWIQVNPDSSKLTRVKETIDFILNIMRGDDKIFNSL, from the coding sequence ATGATTCCCTTTGCAGAGGAATTTGAACGCTCAGCGCTGAAATTCAAGGAACATATTTCCGTAAACAGCCAGCAATTGACCGGGAAAATACGCATAGGAACTCCTGACGGCCTGGGTAACTGCTACCTTGCTTCAGAGCTTAAGGCTTTGCAGGAAAAAAATCCGTTGCTGGAGGTGGAGCTTGTATCTGTCCCTATTTATTACAGCCTGTCCAAAAGAGAAGTAGACATATTGATAACGGTGACAAGGCCTACAGCAAAACGAATCATGGTTGAAAAAATCATAAGTTATAAATTCGGATTGTTTGCAAGCATAGAGTATCTGAAAAGCACACCGGCTATACAGGATGTTGCAGACCTTAATGAACACCGGCTTATCGGGTATATAGATGACCTTCTGTACGACCAGCGACTGAGATTTTTAGAGGAAATATTCCCTGCTGCCAGAACTGTTTTTCGCAGTTCAACCGTGCTGGGTCAAATGAGTGCGATAAAGGCCGGAGCGGGTATCGGGGTCCTGCCTTTTTTCATGATTCAGACTGAATCCGACCTTGTCCGGATTCTGCCTGACAAATACGTTGAAAGGGAGTTCTGGATACAGGTCAACCCTGATTCAAGTAAGTTGACACGAGTCAAAGAGACAATTGATTTTATTTTAAACATTATGCGTGGGGACGATAAGATTTTTAACTCGCTATAA
- a CDS encoding type 1 glutamine amidotransferase domain-containing protein, translated as MKMKGLRVLMFVDHVFEDMELLYPYYRLIEEGAEVVVAGPEAGVVYKGKNGYPFRSTAAIADQQAEDFDLLVIAGGFAPDKLRRDPKVLQLTRDIHEAGKVVAHICHGGWIPISAGIMKGFTCTSTPGIKDDLVNAGATWVDEEVVVDRNQVSSRKPDDLPAFCREIVRLAVK; from the coding sequence ATGAAAATGAAAGGACTTCGAGTATTGATGTTTGTGGATCATGTTTTCGAGGACATGGAACTTCTGTACCCTTATTATCGGCTGATCGAGGAAGGAGCAGAAGTTGTCGTTGCCGGTCCTGAGGCCGGTGTGGTCTACAAGGGCAAGAACGGATATCCTTTCCGTTCCACGGCAGCTATTGCGGATCAGCAGGCGGAGGATTTCGATCTTCTTGTGATCGCAGGAGGCTTTGCTCCGGACAAGCTTCGGCGTGATCCCAAGGTCCTGCAGCTCACACGGGATATACATGAGGCAGGCAAGGTTGTCGCGCATATCTGCCACGGTGGCTGGATTCCTATTTCCGCCGGCATAATGAAAGGTTTTACCTGCACCTCCACTCCCGGCATCAAGGACGATCTTGTCAATGCAGGAGCCACATGGGTCGATGAGGAGGTTGTGGTCGACCGGAATCAGGTTTCGTCCCGTAAGCCCGATGATCTTCCGGCTTTCTGTCGGGAAATTGTTAGACTTGCCGTCAAGTAA
- a CDS encoding Hpt domain-containing protein — translation MNAQEVINKDWLATMSATKKDFLIKLFNVFLRDEPARVHKIRAALESEEMDELKYLAHSLKGAAATMGADRVREACLRLEYSARDGNREESMQNLLLLEDEMKQVYDFMSKYVN, via the coding sequence ATGAACGCTCAAGAAGTTATCAACAAAGATTGGCTTGCTACCATGTCCGCGACAAAAAAAGATTTTCTCATTAAACTTTTTAATGTTTTTTTGCGCGATGAACCTGCCCGGGTCCACAAGATCAGAGCAGCCCTGGAATCCGAAGAAATGGACGAACTGAAATATCTGGCCCATTCTCTCAAAGGAGCAGCCGCCACCATGGGGGCCGACCGGGTCCGGGAGGCATGCCTCAGACTTGAGTACAGCGCCCGTGACGGCAACAGGGAAGAGTCAATGCAGAACCTGCTCCTGCTTGAAGACGAAATGAAACAAGTCTACGATTTCATGAGCAAGTATGTAAACTGA
- a CDS encoding FCD domain-containing protein — MKISLTPELEEIIRKKVATGQYLDESEVIRESLRFKLAHDDLVHRIDLTGVQHSFYLKSPSTPSSVRTDSVRAGMTQHSAPNVGLQEENGRSESDYVFSLLRENIYRGELKPGELLIGADRIAELMEVSLQSVDEAISLLVEAGFLEERKNNEFYVMPFEIQNSTNLFSAVITPQKSSLDELLEVRLGLETYGVGLAVERADMRDVQYMKEALNELTMGRPDKKKAQEADIKFHMGIAFASHNLVHIDLIRRFYDYMFHSISTLHELLYEEPHNLKIIDQHHFKILDAITGRDKKSAERYMLQHILFLKSFIRDKYLGGQ, encoded by the coding sequence ATGAAGATTTCTTTGACTCCGGAACTTGAAGAAATAATCAGAAAGAAAGTCGCTACAGGCCAGTATCTGGATGAAAGTGAGGTTATTCGTGAGTCTTTGCGGTTCAAGTTAGCCCATGATGATTTAGTCCACAGAATTGATTTAACAGGTGTGCAACATTCCTTTTATCTGAAAAGTCCATCTACTCCATCATCCGTACGGACTGATTCGGTACGGGCTGGAATGACACAGCATTCTGCTCCGAATGTCGGTTTGCAGGAAGAGAATGGCAGATCCGAATCAGACTATGTTTTCAGCCTTCTGCGTGAGAATATTTATCGAGGAGAATTGAAACCGGGTGAACTGCTTATTGGCGCGGATAGAATTGCAGAATTAATGGAAGTGTCATTGCAATCCGTTGACGAGGCAATAAGTCTGCTGGTCGAAGCTGGTTTTCTGGAAGAACGGAAAAACAATGAATTCTATGTAATGCCGTTCGAAATACAAAACAGCACTAATCTGTTTTCCGCCGTCATTACTCCACAGAAGTCTTCGTTGGATGAACTTTTGGAAGTTCGGCTCGGATTGGAAACATATGGAGTCGGGCTTGCTGTAGAAAGGGCGGATATGCGGGATGTCCAATATATGAAAGAGGCCCTGAATGAACTGACCATGGGACGTCCGGACAAAAAGAAAGCGCAGGAAGCCGATATTAAATTTCATATGGGAATTGCATTTGCTTCACATAATCTTGTTCATATTGACTTGATACGACGTTTCTACGACTATATGTTTCACAGTATAAGCACACTGCATGAATTACTTTATGAAGAACCGCACAATCTTAAAATAATAGATCAACACCATTTTAAAATTTTGGATGCTATTACAGGAAGAGATAAAAAGAGTGCTGAGCGTTACATGCTGCAGCATATTCTTTTTTTGAAGTCTTTTATTCGTGATAAGTATTTAGGCGGGCAGTAA
- a CDS encoding phenylacetate--CoA ligase, with the protein MIFDVEKETMPREELEELQLRRLKSLCERVYANVPFYNRKFKERGIEPGDIKSLADIKRLPFTEKQDLRNHYPFGLFAVSKENIVRIHSSSGTTGKATVVGYTKRDIANWANMMARSFALAGATSEDSIHNAYGYGLFTGGLGAHYGAEALGATIIPVSGGGTRRQVMLLKDFGATVICCTPSYALYLYETGKEMGIDFRELPLKIGVFGAEPWTDSMRKDIEAKLDIKALDIYGLSEIMGPGVAMECAEAQDGLHIMEDHFLPEVINPETGDPVAPGEVGELVITTLTKEGIPLIRYRTRDLTKLNYTACRCGRTFARMQRITGRSDDMLIIRGVNVFPSQIESIIIETEGLSPHYQLVVERDGNLDILTVNVEIDGSVFSDEIKNLQRLESKIQRNIKEFLGVTARIKLVEPKSIERSAGKAKRIIDLRNQNQ; encoded by the coding sequence ATGATCTTCGATGTTGAGAAAGAAACCATGCCGAGGGAAGAGCTTGAAGAGCTGCAGCTCAGAAGGCTCAAAAGTCTTTGTGAACGCGTTTACGCCAACGTTCCCTTCTACAACCGCAAATTCAAGGAACGCGGAATAGAGCCGGGAGACATCAAATCCCTGGCGGACATCAAAAGACTTCCCTTTACGGAAAAACAGGATCTGCGCAACCACTACCCCTTCGGACTGTTTGCCGTTTCCAAGGAAAACATCGTCCGTATCCACTCCTCCTCCGGGACTACAGGTAAAGCCACCGTTGTCGGGTACACCAAACGCGACATAGCCAACTGGGCAAATATGATGGCCCGTTCATTCGCCCTTGCCGGAGCCACTTCCGAAGACAGCATCCACAATGCATACGGCTACGGTCTCTTCACCGGCGGTCTCGGTGCCCATTACGGAGCGGAAGCTCTGGGCGCTACAATAATTCCAGTATCCGGCGGCGGAACCAGACGTCAGGTCATGCTGCTCAAGGATTTCGGGGCAACAGTAATCTGCTGTACCCCATCCTACGCTCTGTATCTCTATGAGACAGGCAAGGAAATGGGCATTGATTTCCGTGAACTGCCGCTCAAAATAGGCGTATTCGGTGCCGAACCCTGGACGGATTCCATGCGCAAGGACATTGAGGCCAAGCTGGATATCAAAGCCCTCGACATCTACGGACTGTCGGAAATAATGGGCCCCGGCGTGGCCATGGAATGTGCCGAAGCACAGGACGGACTGCACATAATGGAAGACCACTTCCTGCCGGAAGTAATCAATCCGGAAACAGGTGATCCTGTAGCTCCCGGTGAGGTCGGCGAACTGGTAATAACCACCCTGACCAAGGAAGGAATTCCGCTCATCCGCTACCGCACCCGCGACCTTACCAAACTTAACTACACTGCCTGCCGCTGCGGCAGAACATTCGCACGCATGCAGAGAATAACCGGCAGAAGCGATGATATGCTGATCATCCGCGGTGTAAACGTATTCCCGTCCCAGATCGAATCCATCATCATCGAGACCGAAGGACTTTCGCCTCATTACCAGCTAGTGGTTGAACGTGACGGCAACCTTGACATTCTTACTGTCAATGTTGAAATCGACGGGTCGGTATTCTCCGATGAAATTAAAAATTTACAGAGACTCGAAAGCAAGATACAAAGAAATATCAAAGAATTCCTTGGAGTAACCGCCCGCATCAAACTTGTGGAACCCAAGTCCATTGAGCGTTCGGCAGGTAAGGCCAAGAGAATTATTGATCTACGTAATCAGAACCAGTAG
- a CDS encoding AEC family transporter, whose product MEKFFIISLFVGLGAVFKRFKSFPEQTPQVLNMVALYAALPAVILLKIPTLHFSREMVIPATIPWLMLIISVLLVLWGEKVFRWSKEASAVLLLVVPIGNTAFMGVPMVTAFFGEAGIPHLIVYDQLGTMLIFAVYGSVVLSIYSNRSKLKFRQIVIKSILFPPTLALIVGLAMHSRQYPELIAVLLNNLSGILTPLVMIAIGFQLKIRLSPGVICPLLFGLAVKLIVAPGVALIGCNLVGITGLSVKVSIFEAGMPPMVTSGALAIAVGLLPELAAATVSTGMVLSFFTLPLLFLIL is encoded by the coding sequence ATGGAAAAATTTTTTATTATCAGTCTGTTTGTTGGGTTGGGAGCTGTTTTCAAACGTTTTAAATCCTTCCCGGAACAGACTCCGCAAGTACTCAATATGGTTGCTCTATATGCGGCATTGCCGGCTGTAATTCTTCTTAAGATCCCAACTCTCCATTTTTCGCGTGAAATGGTTATCCCTGCGACAATCCCATGGCTTATGCTGATTATTTCAGTATTGCTGGTGTTATGGGGAGAAAAGGTTTTCAGGTGGTCTAAGGAAGCCTCCGCTGTTCTTTTGCTTGTAGTTCCAATTGGGAATACCGCCTTCATGGGGGTCCCCATGGTTACGGCTTTCTTCGGGGAGGCAGGCATTCCTCATCTGATAGTTTATGATCAGTTAGGAACAATGTTAATTTTTGCTGTTTATGGTTCTGTTGTTTTATCCATATACAGCAATAGATCGAAATTGAAATTCCGGCAGATTGTTATAAAATCAATCCTTTTTCCTCCAACCCTGGCATTGATCGTCGGTCTTGCAATGCATTCAAGGCAATATCCGGAATTAATCGCTGTTCTTTTGAATAATTTGTCCGGAATACTTACTCCATTGGTAATGATCGCAATCGGTTTTCAGCTTAAAATCCGTTTAAGTCCTGGTGTAATCTGTCCTTTGCTTTTCGGCTTGGCCGTCAAGTTGATAGTAGCACCGGGTGTAGCACTTATTGGATGCAATCTTGTCGGAATTACGGGTCTTTCTGTAAAAGTGTCTATTTTCGAGGCAGGAATGCCGCCAATGGTTACATCAGGAGCACTGGCTATAGCAGTCGGTCTGCTTCCGGAGTTGGCTGCGGCCACCGTAAGTACAGGCATGGTATTGTCTTTTTTTACATTGCCCTTGTTGTTTTTGATTTTATAG
- the uvrC gene encoding excinuclease ABC subunit UvrC produces MNFEFVSADYPTSPGVYLMKDTLGRIIYVGKARDLRRRLSSYFRAVQKHTPKTRVLVSKIRAIDTMVTATEKEALLLEASLIKKHRPRYNVVLRDDKQYVLFQLDKKSEYPRLRLTRKVVRDGSVYFGPYTSSYYARETWKLLGKVFPLRKCSDSAFKNRVRPCLYHDMKQCLGPCVNVIPHDEYMGMVRKVEMLLSGRAGDLLAFLRKEMDTAAAALEYERAAVFRDQIKAVTKTVEKQSVVLGERTDIDVLGLSESDRGVALGLLFVRRGRLLDKKNFFWPGLSLEDGEEILQSFIAQFYTATKFIPTRLIVPFEFDMDGSAEILSDRSRTPVRIVTAHTGEEKRLLEIARKNAAIGAREKKNDSILDVLAAKLHLQGLPNRIECIDASHLGGEGMRVGMVVYEEAGAEKSQYRTYSFPELEHSSDDYAALYSWVVRRIESGPPWADLILIDGGRGQLASVEKAFADNWKEEGPIPQFASIAKGPTRKAGELEDRIFLPGRKNHLPLKGGSPELLFLQRVRDEAHRFVIGRQRKSRKKKVLQSEVLSLPGIGPKTARLLWDAFGAVDRMKAATEEELAGITGIGKKRARQIYEAFKDV; encoded by the coding sequence ATGAATTTTGAATTTGTCAGTGCCGATTACCCGACATCTCCCGGAGTGTACCTTATGAAGGATACTCTTGGCCGGATTATATATGTAGGAAAAGCCAGAGATCTGCGTCGAAGGCTTTCGTCCTATTTTCGGGCTGTTCAGAAACACACGCCTAAAACCAGGGTGCTTGTCTCGAAAATCAGGGCTATTGATACAATGGTGACTGCGACAGAGAAAGAAGCCCTGCTGCTTGAAGCAAGTCTGATCAAAAAGCACCGGCCCCGGTATAATGTCGTCCTGCGCGATGATAAACAGTATGTGCTTTTTCAATTGGATAAAAAATCCGAGTACCCGCGTCTGCGATTGACCAGAAAGGTAGTCAGGGACGGCTCGGTGTATTTCGGTCCTTATACATCCAGCTACTATGCGCGAGAAACCTGGAAACTGCTGGGCAAGGTCTTTCCGCTGCGCAAGTGTTCGGACTCGGCTTTTAAGAATAGGGTCCGGCCCTGTCTCTATCATGATATGAAGCAGTGCCTTGGGCCCTGCGTCAATGTTATTCCCCATGATGAATACATGGGCATGGTTCGCAAGGTGGAGATGCTCCTTTCGGGAAGAGCCGGGGACCTGCTGGCTTTTTTACGAAAAGAAATGGACACCGCTGCTGCCGCATTGGAGTATGAACGGGCCGCAGTTTTTCGGGATCAGATCAAAGCCGTGACCAAGACTGTCGAAAAGCAGTCGGTTGTCCTTGGAGAAAGGACGGATATTGATGTCCTGGGTTTGTCCGAATCCGATCGCGGAGTTGCTCTGGGGCTTCTCTTCGTGCGCAGGGGGCGGCTTCTGGACAAGAAAAATTTTTTCTGGCCCGGACTTAGTCTTGAAGACGGGGAGGAAATTCTGCAGAGTTTCATTGCCCAGTTTTACACCGCTACGAAATTCATTCCTACCCGGCTGATTGTTCCGTTCGAGTTTGATATGGACGGTTCCGCCGAGATTCTTTCGGATAGGAGCCGGACTCCTGTGCGCATTGTAACCGCCCATACCGGAGAGGAAAAACGACTTCTTGAAATCGCCCGGAAGAATGCGGCCATCGGGGCGAGGGAGAAAAAGAATGATTCGATTCTTGATGTTCTGGCGGCCAAACTGCATCTTCAGGGGCTACCGAATCGTATCGAATGTATTGATGCCTCGCATCTTGGCGGGGAAGGCATGCGTGTCGGCATGGTTGTTTACGAAGAGGCCGGGGCGGAAAAGTCGCAGTACCGGACCTATTCCTTTCCGGAATTGGAACATTCCTCCGATGATTACGCCGCTCTGTACAGCTGGGTTGTCAGGCGGATAGAATCCGGACCGCCATGGGCCGACCTTATATTGATTGATGGCGGCAGGGGACAACTGGCTTCTGTTGAAAAGGCTTTTGCCGATAACTGGAAAGAAGAGGGACCGATACCGCAATTTGCCTCCATAGCCAAAGGCCCGACCCGTAAGGCAGGTGAGCTTGAAGACCGGATTTTTCTGCCCGGACGCAAGAATCATCTCCCGCTCAAGGGTGGCAGTCCCGAACTTCTGTTTCTGCAACGCGTGCGGGATGAGGCGCACAGGTTCGTAATCGGCAGGCAGCGCAAGTCACGGAAAAAGAAAGTGTTGCAGAGTGAGGTCCTTTCTCTTCCGGGAATAGGGCCGAAAACTGCCCGGCTGCTTTGGGATGCCTTCGGGGCCGTGGACAGGATGAAAGCCGCCACAGAGGAAGAATTGGCCGGGATTACGGGCATAGGTAAAAAACGTGCGCGGCAGATTTATGAAGCCTTCAAGGATGTTTAG
- the rsfS gene encoding ribosome silencing factor has protein sequence MKTKAKKFKQIATKDKVQLVAEWLDEKQANDITAVDVQGICPIAEVVMVAGAKGIRHSQALADFVLEKLSEENIEYLGMEGYKSGDWILLDLNDIIVHIFQADNRKFYNVEGLWSEGTEMELNLTPQE, from the coding sequence ATGAAAACCAAAGCTAAAAAGTTCAAACAGATCGCAACTAAGGACAAGGTTCAGCTTGTTGCTGAATGGCTGGATGAGAAACAGGCAAACGATATCACAGCAGTAGACGTGCAGGGCATCTGCCCCATCGCCGAAGTAGTGATGGTGGCCGGAGCAAAGGGGATAAGACATTCCCAGGCCCTTGCCGATTTTGTTCTGGAAAAGCTTTCCGAGGAAAATATCGAGTATCTCGGTATGGAGGGCTACAAGTCCGGGGATTGGATCCTGCTCGATCTGAACGATATCATCGTGCATATTTTTCAGGCTGATAACCGTAAATTTTATAATGTGGAAGGTCTCTGGTCTGAAGGGACTGAAATGGAACTAAACTTAACTCCGCAGGAATGA
- a CDS encoding KUP/HAK/KT family potassium transporter, with protein sequence MKKIDSEKRQIKLALGALGVVFGDIGTSPLYAMKACFSGHHAIPLNPANVLGVLSLIIWSLLIVICLKYVTFVMAADNEGEGGIFALYELVCTKSKCRSLSFMLIAAMIGGALLYGDGVITPAISVLSAVEGLDVATTAAHAYTTHISCAILLGLFAFQSSGTDRIGKLFGPVMLVWFSLTGVYGFLAASHNPEVLQAFSPYYAVRFFADNGLAGCMVLGAVVLCVTGGEALFADMGHFGRKPITVSWYLVALPSLLLNYLGQGAILTARPETIINPFFSLFPKYLMLPMVGLATLAAIIASQAIISGAFSLTAQAVHLGFIPRIRIVQTSEDNPGQVYVRSVNWIMAVLCILLVILFKGSEHLAGAYGIAITGTMVITTYLFWFYLRERKWPVFAAAVLTGFFAVFDIGFFVVNFTKISGGGWFPIALAGIISYAMYVWIWGRARMRENLRLRGLEVRDLESEIEKYMLAKVPGEAVFMTASDFVPHAFLQHLRNNRVVHEKLVFLRVRTSSEPFLDPHKRIVVKNIDKNIWWLTVNYGFMEKPNLSLALVQSWNQIGISSADSYFYVGQVLFRFNENNNRSRFRRRLFIKLNAVAEEPLNYLKIPAEKVITIGTSVLV encoded by the coding sequence ATGAAGAAGATAGATTCGGAAAAAAGACAGATCAAACTGGCCCTTGGTGCTCTAGGGGTTGTTTTCGGAGATATCGGTACCAGTCCGTTGTACGCCATGAAGGCCTGTTTCAGCGGGCATCACGCCATCCCTCTCAATCCGGCCAATGTTCTTGGAGTGCTTTCGCTCATTATCTGGTCTTTACTGATCGTTATCTGTTTGAAATATGTAACCTTCGTCATGGCTGCAGATAATGAAGGGGAGGGGGGGATTTTCGCTCTGTATGAACTGGTCTGCACCAAAAGCAAATGCCGGTCCCTGTCCTTTATGCTGATTGCCGCTATGATAGGCGGGGCGTTGCTTTACGGAGACGGAGTGATAACTCCGGCCATCTCCGTCCTTTCCGCAGTGGAAGGGCTGGATGTGGCCACAACGGCGGCCCATGCTTATACCACACACATTTCCTGCGCCATACTTCTGGGCCTTTTTGCCTTTCAGAGCAGCGGAACGGACAGGATCGGCAAGCTGTTCGGTCCGGTTATGCTTGTCTGGTTCTCGTTGACAGGGGTTTACGGGTTTCTTGCTGCGAGCCACAATCCGGAGGTTTTGCAGGCCTTCAGTCCTTACTATGCGGTACGTTTTTTCGCGGATAACGGGCTGGCCGGATGCATGGTGCTTGGGGCGGTGGTTCTTTGTGTAACCGGAGGGGAGGCCCTTTTTGCCGATATGGGACATTTCGGCCGCAAGCCGATCACGGTGTCCTGGTATCTTGTTGCCCTTCCAAGCCTGCTGCTTAATTATCTGGGACAGGGGGCAATTCTCACAGCCCGTCCGGAAACGATAATCAATCCGTTTTTCAGCCTTTTCCCTAAATATCTTATGCTGCCCATGGTCGGTCTGGCTACGCTGGCGGCAATAATTGCTTCTCAGGCCATAATTTCCGGGGCTTTTTCGCTTACTGCCCAGGCTGTGCATCTGGGATTCATTCCGCGCATCCGCATTGTCCAGACATCCGAGGACAATCCCGGGCAGGTTTATGTGCGTTCAGTTAACTGGATAATGGCTGTGCTGTGTATTCTGCTGGTTATTCTGTTCAAAGGGTCCGAGCATCTTGCCGGGGCATACGGCATTGCCATTACCGGGACCATGGTCATTACAACATATCTTTTCTGGTTTTATCTGCGCGAACGAAAGTGGCCTGTTTTTGCCGCCGCCGTTCTTACAGGATTTTTTGCCGTGTTCGATATCGGCTTTTTCGTAGTCAATTTTACAAAAATTTCCGGTGGCGGATGGTTCCCCATTGCCCTTGCGGGAATCATTTCCTACGCCATGTATGTGTGGATATGGGGACGTGCGCGTATGCGCGAGAACCTGCGGTTACGAGGACTTGAAGTTCGTGATCTTGAGTCTGAAATAGAAAAATATATGCTGGCCAAGGTTCCCGGTGAAGCTGTTTTCATGACTGCATCGGACTTTGTTCCGCATGCCTTTCTGCAGCACCTGCGTAATAACAGGGTGGTGCATGAGAAGCTTGTTTTTCTGCGCGTAAGAACTTCAAGCGAGCCTTTTCTGGACCCGCATAAACGTATTGTCGTAAAAAATATTGATAAGAATATATGGTGGTTGACTGTTAATTACGGTTTTATGGAAAAACCGAATCTATCGCTTGCACTGGTGCAGTCCTGGAACCAGATCGGTATAAGCAGTGCAGACAGCTATTTTTATGTGGGTCAGGTTCTGTTCCGGTTCAATGAGAATAACAATAGATCCCGGTTCAGAAGAAGATTGTTTATCAAGCTTAATGCCGTGGCTGAAGAGCCTTTGAATTATTTAAAAATTCCGGCCGAAAAGGTGATTACGATAGGTACTTCAGTTCTGGTCTGA